The Pseudomonas sp. R4-35-07 nucleotide sequence GTACTTGAATGATGCCGCGCATGAGTTCACTTTGAAGGGCGACTCCCCGGCGCTGCACCTGATCCAACAGATTCGTGACGAAGCCCACCGCTTCGCCATTACCGGCCACCGTGCACGACGCGGCAAAACCCGCCGAACCTCAACCCTGGAAGGGGTGGCAGGGGTCGGCCCGACGCGGCGTCGCGACTTGCTTAAACATTTTGGTGGCTTGCAGGAGCTCTCCCGTGCCAGCATTGACGAAATAGCCAAAGCACCCGGTATCAGTAAAAAGCTCGCTGAATTGATTTATGCCAATCTGCACAGCGAATAGAATGCCTTCTCACCTCGTAGCCAGTTGTGCCGATGAATATCCCTAATCTGATCACCGTTCTACGCGTCCTGCTTATCCCGATTTTTATCCTGCTGTTCTATTTGCCGTATGAATGGAGCTATGTCGCCTCCAGTTCGGTATTCGCCTTTGCCGCCGCCACCGACTGGCTTGACGGCTACCTGGCGCGCCGCCTGGAGCAAAGCACCCCGTTTGGCGCGTTCCTTGACCCGGTGGCCGACAAACTCATGGTCGCCGTGGCCCTGGTGCTCTTGGTGCAGGAACATGGCAACTTGTGGCTGACCCTGCCGGCTGCCGTGATCATCGGTCGCGAGATCGTTGTCTCGGCCCTGCGCGAATGGATGGCCGAAATCGGCGCCCGCGCCCACGTCGCCGTATCGAACATGGGCAAATGGAAAACAGCCGCGCAAATGCTCGCGCTGGTCATCCTGCTGGCCAATCCGTCGGACTTCTCGTTCTGGGTCCTCACCGGCTACGCCTTGTTGCTCATCGCTGCAGGCCTGACGCTGTGGTCCATGCTGCAATACCTGCGCGCCGCCTGGCCCCACCTGCGCACCACCGTTGAAAAGAAATAAACTTTTTTGAATCAAGGGGTTGACGGGTGCTGGGGATTCTATAGAATGCGCATCACCAAGCGGGAATAGCTCAGTTGGTAGAGCACGACCTTGCCAAGGTCGGGGTCGCGAGTTCGAGTCTCGTTTCCCGCTCCAAATATTGCGCTGCAGAGTTCCACTGAATTCTGTAAGTGATTGAAATCAGGGCCTTTAGGCCCTTTTTTCGTTCCAGCGGGAACCACTGAAATCCAGCTCCATCCAGTGCTTTTAAGTCCCGATTTAAGTCCCGAATGAGGATCTTGGATTTGGATGTGCACTGAATCGGTTTTTTGCTGGAGCAGCTTGGATAGCGAGACGAGCATCTGGCCCTGACTCTGTTCAGGAGCTCGCTATGGCACTCTCGGATACTACCGTTCGGCAAGCCCGAATCACCGGCAATGACTACACGATAGGCGACACGGATGGGCTTGCGCTCAACGTGACGGCTCGCGGCGGAAAAATCTGGCGTTTCAGATACTACTGGGCGGGCGTGCAGAAGCGCATGTCTCTGGGTAGCTATCCGCAAATCAGCCTCAAAGAAGCCCGCGTCCGACGTGACGAGGCGCGAGCCTTGGTCGCCCAAGGCATCAATCCCTATGAGCACCGTAAGCAGCAGCGTCGTGCTGTTCGTTTTGCGGCAGAGCACACCTTTGAGGCTGTGTTCAATCAGTGGGTGGAGTTCCGTAGGCTGAGCCTGAAGG carries:
- the pgsA gene encoding CDP-diacylglycerol--glycerol-3-phosphate 3-phosphatidyltransferase, which gives rise to MNIPNLITVLRVLLIPIFILLFYLPYEWSYVASSSVFAFAAATDWLDGYLARRLEQSTPFGAFLDPVADKLMVAVALVLLVQEHGNLWLTLPAAVIIGREIVVSALREWMAEIGARAHVAVSNMGKWKTAAQMLALVILLANPSDFSFWVLTGYALLLIAAGLTLWSMLQYLRAAWPHLRTTVEKK